One Edaphobacter flagellatus genomic region harbors:
- the pheA gene encoding chorismate mutase produces the protein MRGHPMEISDWRRKIDELDEQIVRLINQRAEAARAIGELKQQSNLPVYEPQREKNVFDHVQRSNPGPLSDVEIVDIYQRIIDVMRALQKRDK, from the coding sequence ATGCGAGGACACCCGATGGAGATCTCTGACTGGCGACGCAAGATCGATGAGCTCGATGAGCAGATCGTTCGCCTCATCAATCAGCGGGCCGAGGCAGCACGCGCCATTGGCGAACTTAAGCAGCAGTCCAACCTGCCGGTCTATGAGCCGCAGCGCGAGAAGAACGTCTTCGACCATGTGCAGCGCTCGAACCCGGGGCCGCTCTCCGACGTGGAGATTGTCGATATCTACCAGCGCATTATCGACGTGATGCGTGCTTTGCAAAAGCGCGATAAGTAA